The Limanda limanda chromosome 14, fLimLim1.1, whole genome shotgun sequence genomic interval CACACCTGGAGTAAACAGTGGACCCCTCCTCATCCCTCATGGGTCCACGCCTTCCACACCAGTCCCACCTCAGGCCTCTGCTGCTCAGCAGACTCCTACAACCCCAATCACACCGGTTTTCCCTGGCATGGTTCCCTCTCACAACCCCAATGcccactctccctctccgtccccttctccctccccaTCCGTCATTAGAGCTGGGCCACAGACACCCAGTGGTCACACTACACCTACACCCTCATCTGTTATTAGAGCCCACACCCCATCTGGCACTCCCTGTGGAACTCCTGTCCACTTCTCTTCTTCCCCCTACCATGCTCTTTCTCGACCAGGCACCCCTGCCAACTCCCGCGGCGGCCCAGACCCCATGACTCAGACGAACTCCATGGGTCCAAATCATCACAAGATATTTCATCAGTCCACAGATCACCAGTCAGGACTCCCCTTCTCTGGCATACAGCAACAAGCAGGTAACCCATCTGGGTCAGTGATAAGAAGTTACACCCCTTCTGGACCACAATCTCTTATTCCTGGATCATCCACTCCTATAATTCCAAGCTGTTCCACCCCAGGCCCCAAACCCTCTCCAGCTCATTCTGCACAGGCCCAGGCTGCCATGGCTATGGCTGGATCACTGAACAGACATCACGGGGGTAGCAGCAGTGGCAGTAACAGCCCTGTGCACTCTGCTTTCAAGGGCACCTCTCGTTCTGGCACGCCTCTTAGCTCTATGATGGTCCCTGGTTCTGCACAGCATGCACTGGCACGTTCTTTGGGTCTGTCCCACCCATCAGGTTCCCCTCAAGTCTCTCTCCCTAGTCCTGTTGCTATCACCGGCCTCCAAGCTCTGTCCAATCAAGCTGGCGCTCATTACCCGGGCctgtctcctttctcctccctttcttcctctctccctccttccaaCATGTCTGCCTCTATGTCTGCAATGCCCCCCAACAGTAACATTTCTAACCACCCACCAACCTCCATCTTCCCCGGCTTGGTTACCAACGCTGCCTCCAGTGTAGCCTCCCCCTTTGGTCTAGGCCTCACCTCTGCCCCTTCTATATTCCCAGGCCTTCCGCCTGGCCCCGGCCCCGCTGCCTACCCTGGACTGGGTGTGTCAGGGGGGCATGGTGCTGGGAGTCCCGTATTGTCTTCATTCATGGGACTTCCAGGCGCCACACCATCTTCAGTAGCATCAGTGGCGCCACTCcaggcggcggcagcagcagcagcggcagcggcggcagcagcagctgggataCCATCGTCATCACCAGTTTTGCCTGGTTTTGCATCAGCCTTCAGCTCCAACTTCCAGCCTGGGTATGTTAGACACGTTCTTTCGATGGGCAGTCACTGAGAGTTCTGTCTAGTATACAAAACCATGTCATATGGatcattttaaataacattatgATTCCCTGTAGAATTTCTTCTTTACTAATATTCAATTCACAGACTTTCTTTTATGCCAATTAGCCATGACCTAAAACCCATATTGCCATACCGTCTCTAGTCATGTTATATCACGATAGGTCAAAAGTTAGAATAGGGTCAGTGCTTATAGCATGTGACATTGATTTTCCAAACAGCATCGTAAATCGGGGCAAGTGATTTTTCCACTTTGGGTTGTATATGACAAGTGGAAAGACTCCACCTGCAAAGTGTAAAGTGCACTAGTTCTCCCGTTGTGCAATGTTTGGGTTAGACTTTGGCTTGAGTTTGTCTTGAAGagtttgtttccatttgatcaGGTGATAACTGTCAGCCATGTAATAATCTACTTATCTTGTTAAAGAGGAAGTGTTTCAGGCTCAAGACTCACATTATGTTGCCATTTCAGCAATTAAAGCGCTGTCTTATCTTGGAAGAAGATTTATATTAACCAGTGCTAATGCATATTCGTGGGGGAGTGCCAAATCTTAAAgtaaagcaaaataataataatataaaataaacacacatacataagaTATATACACGCCAACAATATGCACCTAAAGGTTATTCTGTTATTCAGATATTATATCATATACTTTATATAAGCAGATAGTTATAGATTGTTCATAATACTCAAACCATTAGCAGAGATGGAAGAGGTTCTGGTTGGCAAAAATAACCATGCTTGCAAAAACGTTTTTCTATGAAGAATAACAAAGATATTTGTCATTGAAATTGTACTTATGGTTCATTATATATATTCGTATACTGTAGCCAGTCCGTGAATGTTAGGTGTGTCCCAGGGACCATTTGTGTTATCAATGCTAAAAGAATGTGGTCACATGAGTCCCAGACCACTTTGAATGTGCTTTGATCTCAATTTGAtatgtccacttgtgatcggatgaCTCAAGACGGAGCTTAGTACCCAGTGTGAACAGGGTCTGAAAGATGTTATTGTCTGCATTCTAGGTTGGGCAGTGGACTCCAGCCTCCAGGAAGCAGTGGATTCCCCAGCTTGTTGTCCTTCCCTGGTGTAccaggcttctctccctctggCTCCCCTGCCCAGCTTGGTGGCCTCCACAGCCAGGCCATGCAGTCGGCCTTGATGCAGGTAAAAATGCACATGGCGTAGAAGGGCACTATTGGATACATTACATAGACTTGCATTAATTCGCTGGAGACTTCAACGAACCATATATCTGCTACTTGTTTAACCGTCACCCTTATTGTAACCTAAAGCTAACTCTAATCATGAACTTAAAActaaagcagttttcagacatgagctctggacattttctggagtttgtctttcacataggAAGAACGTAGCAGGAGATTGAGAGTTGTGAGTCTTTGAGTGTTGGAAGGAAAAATCCTTTGACATCACACAATGTCCGGAgaaactgactcagacatttgcactCTGACGTACAGCCTCTCCTGTCAGGAGGACCAGTCACAAAATGTATTCACTTTCCCAAGACATACAAGggcacacccacccacacacccacaaactgCTCTGTCAGATTACAAGTATTTGAATGTCAGTTTGATAAAGCTTCACTTTTACAAAGGTTCTTCTCTGTTCATTGGTCTTGTTCCAGGCTCATCCTTCGTCTGGTTTAGAGGGCTTTCCTCCTCAGCCCAACAGTTTCAACTACCCTCCAGGT includes:
- the proser1 gene encoding proline and serine-rich protein 1 isoform X1, with the translated sequence MDKKSFDIVLDEIKKCVLTDQRIKAIEQVHGYFSSEQVMEILKYFSWAEPQIKAVKALQHKMVAIPTTKVANILNCFTFSKDRLIVLELIALNISDAQNYRPVEDLFRIHLSEKKRARRILEQVCKVGCKAPVAMISSCGMIPGNPYPKGRPSLVTGTFPGIPPAKKGEEKKDDSSNSIDGKGIASRIIGPFKPFPSTYNPHRPVPYPIPPCRPHATIAPSVYNNAGLVSVGGVITASVAPPPYNFTHKVAGYAKPGNPQHTTPGVNSGPLLIPHGSTPSTPVPPQASAAQQTPTTPITPVFPGMVPSHNPNAHSPSPSPSPSPSVIRAGPQTPSGHTTPTPSSVIRAHTPSGTPCGTPVHFSSSPYHALSRPGTPANSRGGPDPMTQTNSMGPNHHKIFHQSTDHQSGLPFSGIQQQAGNPSGSVIRSYTPSGPQSLIPGSSTPIIPSCSTPGPKPSPAHSAQAQAAMAMAGSLNRHHGGSSSGSNSPVHSAFKGTSRSGTPLSSMMVPGSAQHALARSLGLSHPSGSPQVSLPSPVAITGLQALSNQAGAHYPGLSPFSSLSSSLPPSNMSASMSAMPPNSNISNHPPTSIFPGLVTNAASSVASPFGLGLTSAPSIFPGLPPGPGPAAYPGLGVSGGHGAGSPVLSSFMGLPGATPSSVASVAPLQAAAAAAAAAAAAAAGIPSSSPVLPGFASAFSSNFQPGLGSGLQPPGSSGFPSLLSFPGVPGFSPSGSPAQLGGLHSQAMQSALMQAHPSSGLEGFPPQPNSFNYPPGPGNPFPLQPGLHPQLGWQ
- the proser1 gene encoding proline and serine-rich protein 1 isoform X2; this translates as MDKKSFDIVLDEIKKCVLTDQRIKAIEQVHGYFSSEQVMEILKYFSWAEPQIKAVKALQHKMVAIPTTKVANILNCFTFSKDRLIVLELIALNISDAQNYRPVEDLFRIHLSEKKRARRILEQVCKVGCKAPVAMISSCGMIPGNPYPKGRPSLVTGTFPGIPPAKKGEEKKDDSSNSIDGKGIASRIIGPFKPFPSTYNPHRPVPYPIPPCRPHATIAPSYAKPGNPQHTTPGVNSGPLLIPHGSTPSTPVPPQASAAQQTPTTPITPVFPGMVPSHNPNAHSPSPSPSPSPSVIRAGPQTPSGHTTPTPSSVIRAHTPSGTPCGTPVHFSSSPYHALSRPGTPANSRGGPDPMTQTNSMGPNHHKIFHQSTDHQSGLPFSGIQQQAGNPSGSVIRSYTPSGPQSLIPGSSTPIIPSCSTPGPKPSPAHSAQAQAAMAMAGSLNRHHGGSSSGSNSPVHSAFKGTSRSGTPLSSMMVPGSAQHALARSLGLSHPSGSPQVSLPSPVAITGLQALSNQAGAHYPGLSPFSSLSSSLPPSNMSASMSAMPPNSNISNHPPTSIFPGLVTNAASSVASPFGLGLTSAPSIFPGLPPGPGPAAYPGLGVSGGHGAGSPVLSSFMGLPGATPSSVASVAPLQAAAAAAAAAAAAAAGIPSSSPVLPGFASAFSSNFQPGLGSGLQPPGSSGFPSLLSFPGVPGFSPSGSPAQLGGLHSQAMQSALMQAHPSSGLEGFPPQPNSFNYPPGPGNPFPLQPGLHPQLGWQ